One Prevotella intermedia ATCC 25611 = DSM 20706 DNA window includes the following coding sequences:
- a CDS encoding GH3 auxin-responsive promoter family protein — MNLTSIVNKLYFHPRRRDLERYINEGEAIQREILQYLVKRGKDTEYGRNHLFSTIKSYEDFAQNIPVNTYEELKDDIDRMRHGEKDILWPGQVKWYAKSSGTTNDKSKFIPITHEGLQTLHYQGGKDVVAYYLSNNPDSRLFSGKGLILGGSHSPNYNLPNSLVGDLSAILIENINPLANLVRVPSKEVALLSDFEVKRDRIARETLSQNVTNISGVPSWMLSVLVRVMELTGKQHLQEVWPNLEVFFHGGIAFTPYRKQYEQLITKSDMKYMETYNASEGFFGIQDDPNDESMSLMLDYGVFYEFLPMDEYENEKPNIVPLEGVEVGRNYAMLISTACGLWRYEIGDTVRFTSTRPYKFVITGRTKYFINAFGEELIMDNAEKGLETACKATGAQISEYTAAPIFMDANAKCRHQWLIEFTKEPNDIHEFERILDSKLQEINSDYEAKRFHDITLQQLEVVVARKDLFNDWLKSKGKLGGQHKVPRLSNNRKNIEEMLSMNKEKEE; from the coding sequence ATGAATCTTACAAGCATAGTAAATAAGTTGTACTTCCATCCTCGTCGTCGCGATTTGGAACGTTATATCAACGAGGGCGAAGCTATCCAACGCGAAATATTACAATACTTGGTAAAGCGCGGAAAAGATACGGAATATGGAAGAAACCATTTGTTTTCTACTATCAAGTCGTACGAAGACTTTGCGCAAAACATACCTGTAAACACCTACGAAGAACTGAAAGACGACATCGACCGTATGCGACACGGCGAGAAAGACATATTGTGGCCCGGACAAGTGAAGTGGTATGCAAAGTCGTCGGGCACGACAAACGATAAGAGTAAGTTCATTCCAATCACGCACGAGGGCTTGCAGACACTGCATTATCAAGGTGGCAAAGACGTTGTGGCTTATTACTTAAGCAACAATCCTGACAGCAGGCTTTTCAGCGGTAAGGGTCTTATACTCGGCGGAAGCCATTCGCCAAACTATAACCTGCCCAATTCGCTCGTTGGAGATTTGAGTGCCATTCTCATAGAGAACATCAATCCGTTGGCAAACCTTGTGCGTGTGCCTTCAAAAGAGGTGGCACTGCTGAGCGACTTCGAGGTAAAGCGCGACCGTATCGCCCGCGAAACGCTCTCGCAGAACGTTACCAACATTTCGGGAGTGCCGTCGTGGATGCTGTCGGTGTTGGTTCGAGTGATGGAACTGACAGGAAAGCAACATCTGCAAGAGGTTTGGCCAAACTTGGAAGTATTCTTCCACGGTGGTATAGCATTTACGCCGTATCGTAAGCAATACGAGCAGCTCATCACAAAGTCGGATATGAAGTATATGGAAACATACAATGCGTCAGAAGGATTCTTCGGTATTCAAGACGACCCGAACGATGAAAGTATGTCGTTGATGCTCGATTACGGTGTGTTCTACGAGTTCTTACCTATGGACGAGTACGAAAACGAAAAGCCAAACATCGTTCCGTTAGAAGGCGTAGAGGTTGGGCGCAACTATGCAATGCTCATCAGCACAGCCTGCGGATTGTGGCGTTACGAAATCGGCGATACGGTTCGGTTCACTTCCACCCGTCCTTACAAGTTCGTTATTACAGGTCGCACCAAGTATTTCATCAATGCTTTCGGCGAAGAACTTATCATGGACAATGCCGAAAAAGGCTTGGAAACAGCTTGTAAAGCTACTGGCGCACAGATTTCAGAGTATACGGCAGCACCCATTTTTATGGACGCCAATGCCAAGTGTCGCCACCAATGGCTCATCGAATTTACGAAAGAGCCCAATGATATTCACGAATTTGAACGCATCTTAGACAGTAAACTGCAAGAAATAAACTCCGATTACGAGGCCAAACGCTTCCACGATATAACGTTGCAGCAGTTAGAAGTGGTGGTGGCAAGAAAGGATTTGTTCAACGATTGGCTGAAGTCGAAAGGCAAACTTGGCGGACAACACAAGGTGCCACGACTGTCGAACAACCGTAAAAACATCGAAGAGATGTTGTCGATGAATAAGGAAAAGGAAGAATAA
- a CDS encoding Ig-like domain-containing protein: MNKQSIKNMGWKAGSVTTFCLLLLTVFACAKMGEPDGGWYDETPPHILGTSPADGSNDVNSKKVTILFDEFITLSNPTEKVVVSPPQLETPEIKVSGRKITVELQDKLKENTTYTIDFSDAIADNNEGNPMGNYTYSFSTGNQIDTMEVAGYVLEAQNLEPVKGILVGLYSNQSDTAFQHEPMLRVARTDGSGRFVIKGVAKGDYRIYALQDMDGNYRFNQQSEKLAFTPEIIMPSWKPDVRQDTIWSDSLRIADIKRVPYTHFLPDDVVLTAFTEIQTNRHFLKSERKSADHFTLFYSYGHAELPEIKGLNFNEKNAFITEPSLNQDTITYWLRDTMLVNQDTLRMQLSYMATDSLGSLVKQTDTLEVLAKIPYEKRLKRQQEDYDKWKKQQSKNKEKGKPYQTEYPKTPLEVKIKVASQMAPDENPMFILPSPIALCDTSKIHLYEKVDTVWQNAKYQFGSLPGVPRQYKLVGEWNFGSEYSLELDSAAFIDIYGKVSMKTKQSIKVSSPEEYSTLIVSLQGMDGKNCLLQLLNESDKPIKEITAKGNEATFYYVKPGTFYLRLIVDDNDNGRWDTGLYSKQQQPEAVYYYTKEIECKAKRDVRITWNPRQTPLYQQKPAKITKQKAEEKQKIRRRNYDRAKKLGLDYNPRNGLVEKAKKKVKNDVTKTPSK; the protein is encoded by the coding sequence ATGAACAAACAGAGCATAAAGAATATGGGTTGGAAAGCAGGAAGTGTAACAACTTTCTGCCTGCTTCTGCTTACTGTTTTCGCATGTGCAAAGATGGGAGAACCTGATGGCGGTTGGTACGACGAAACACCACCGCACATTCTCGGCACATCGCCTGCCGACGGTTCGAACGATGTAAACAGCAAGAAAGTTACCATTCTTTTCGATGAGTTCATAACGCTCAGCAACCCAACCGAGAAAGTTGTAGTGTCTCCGCCGCAGTTGGAAACGCCTGAAATAAAGGTAAGTGGCAGGAAAATTACTGTGGAACTGCAAGATAAACTAAAGGAAAATACCACTTACACGATTGACTTCTCGGACGCTATCGCCGATAACAACGAGGGAAACCCAATGGGCAACTATACCTATTCGTTCTCTACGGGCAATCAAATAGACACAATGGAAGTGGCAGGGTATGTGCTTGAAGCCCAAAACTTAGAGCCTGTAAAAGGCATTTTGGTAGGACTTTACAGCAATCAGAGCGACACTGCCTTCCAACACGAACCGATGTTGCGTGTTGCGCGAACCGACGGAAGCGGGCGTTTCGTTATAAAAGGTGTTGCAAAAGGCGATTATCGCATTTATGCGCTGCAAGATATGGACGGCAATTATAGGTTCAATCAGCAAAGCGAAAAGTTGGCTTTCACCCCCGAAATCATTATGCCTTCGTGGAAACCAGACGTGCGTCAGGATACAATCTGGAGCGATTCGCTGCGTATTGCTGATATTAAGCGAGTGCCTTACACGCACTTTCTACCCGACGATGTTGTGCTTACGGCTTTCACAGAAATACAAACCAATCGCCATTTCTTGAAGTCGGAGCGCAAAAGTGCCGACCATTTCACGCTGTTTTATAGCTATGGACACGCCGAATTGCCCGAAATTAAGGGCTTGAACTTTAATGAAAAGAATGCTTTCATTACCGAACCGAGTCTGAATCAAGACACAATTACCTACTGGCTTCGCGATACGATGCTCGTCAATCAGGACACGCTGCGTATGCAACTTTCCTATATGGCAACCGATTCATTAGGTTCATTGGTGAAACAGACCGACACTTTGGAAGTATTGGCGAAGATTCCGTATGAGAAACGGTTGAAACGACAACAAGAGGATTACGATAAATGGAAGAAACAGCAAAGCAAAAACAAGGAAAAAGGAAAGCCGTATCAGACCGAATATCCTAAAACTCCATTAGAGGTAAAGATAAAAGTCGCTTCGCAAATGGCACCCGACGAAAACCCTATGTTTATTTTGCCGTCGCCGATAGCTCTCTGCGACACATCGAAGATACATCTTTACGAAAAAGTAGATACGGTTTGGCAAAACGCCAAGTATCAGTTTGGCAGCCTACCAGGCGTTCCTCGTCAATACAAACTTGTGGGTGAATGGAACTTCGGCAGCGAATACAGCCTCGAACTCGACTCTGCCGCCTTCATAGACATATACGGCAAGGTGTCGATGAAGACGAAACAGAGCATAAAAGTAAGCTCGCCAGAAGAATACAGCACGCTTATCGTGTCGTTACAAGGTATGGACGGCAAGAACTGTCTGCTGCAATTGCTGAACGAATCGGACAAACCGATAAAGGAAATAACAGCAAAAGGAAACGAAGCAACATTCTATTACGTGAAGCCGGGCACATTCTACCTGCGCTTAATCGTAGACGACAACGACAACGGACGTTGGGATACAGGACTTTACAGCAAGCAACAGCAACCCGAAGCTGTGTACTACTACACAAAAGAAATAGAATGTAAAGCCAAACGCGACGTCAGAATAACGTGGAATCCGCGCCAAACGCCGCTTTATCAGCAGAAACCAGCAAAGATAACCAAGCAAAAGGCAGAGGAAAAACAAAAGATAAGAAGGCGCAACTACGACCGTGCAAAGAAGTTGGGATTAGATTATAATCCACGAAACGGATTGGTAGAGAAAGCCAAAAAGAAAGTAAAAAACGACGTAACCAAAACTCCTTCGAAATAA
- a CDS encoding AAA family ATPase: MCKRFVYGVAVSDYNFIGREQETKRLLDNFRGGINVILMSPRRLGKTSLVKHVCNKLDEEDIITVYLDIFGCKSEYDFYNKLAAEVLKQTASKYELWLEEAKEFIYRLTPKISFSPEPNADFAISLGITPKTHTPEEVLGMAEKIAIKKGKRIVICIDEFQQIGEMANSKQIQARLRTVWQHQKQVSYCLFGSKHHLMSAIFLHRSMPFYQFGDIISLDKIATADWVEYIVSHFADGKRTISRALAKDICKFTENYSAYVQQLSWLVFTQKEEGETVTEEDVKQAMNDLLATNEILFMQMIEPLSEYQLNFLRAIASGVTKDFGLSEVREEYKLGSYSNINRLKTALLERDLIEKRGEETVMTDPVFAKWIQRKVML, translated from the coding sequence ATGTGCAAGAGATTTGTTTATGGAGTCGCTGTTTCCGATTATAATTTCATCGGAAGAGAGCAGGAAACAAAGCGTCTGTTGGATAATTTCAGAGGTGGTATCAACGTTATATTGATGTCGCCGAGGCGATTGGGAAAGACCTCGTTGGTGAAGCATGTCTGCAATAAGCTTGACGAGGAAGATATTATTACGGTTTATTTGGACATATTTGGCTGTAAAAGCGAATACGATTTCTACAATAAATTGGCTGCAGAGGTGTTGAAACAGACTGCTTCGAAGTACGAATTGTGGCTCGAAGAGGCTAAGGAATTTATTTATCGGCTTACTCCTAAAATCTCTTTCAGCCCGGAACCTAACGCCGATTTTGCCATTTCTTTAGGCATTACGCCCAAGACGCATACACCAGAAGAAGTGTTGGGAATGGCTGAAAAGATTGCCATAAAGAAAGGGAAACGCATTGTTATCTGCATAGACGAGTTTCAACAGATAGGAGAAATGGCGAACAGCAAGCAAATACAAGCCCGCTTGAGAACTGTATGGCAGCACCAAAAGCAGGTGTCGTATTGTCTTTTCGGAAGCAAACATCACCTTATGAGTGCTATATTCCTGCACCGCAGTATGCCTTTCTACCAGTTTGGCGATATTATTTCATTGGATAAAATAGCAACAGCCGATTGGGTGGAATATATTGTCAGCCACTTTGCAGACGGCAAAAGAACGATTAGTCGTGCGTTGGCGAAAGACATTTGCAAGTTCACGGAGAACTACTCGGCATACGTTCAGCAGCTTTCTTGGCTTGTGTTCACACAGAAGGAAGAGGGAGAAACTGTAACCGAAGAAGATGTGAAGCAGGCGATGAACGACCTTTTGGCAACGAACGAAATTCTTTTTATGCAGATGATAGAACCACTTTCGGAGTATCAGTTGAATTTCCTACGTGCCATAGCGTCTGGAGTTACGAAGGATTTTGGACTCTCTGAAGTGCGCGAAGAGTATAAATTAGGCAGTTATTCTAATATCAACCGACTGAAAACGGCTCTGTTGGAGCGCGATTTAATAGAGAAACGAGGAGAAGAAACGGTAATGACCGACCCCGTTTTTGCCAAATGGATACAAAGAAAAGTAATGCTATAA
- a CDS encoding phosphatase PAP2 family protein, whose product MVKFILDLFRIEKKPLKGLMAIEWAAAAYMVFTFVLILFFYTKMETPEAMIYGRLRIVAITAALWLVYRIFPCRFTRLARVAAQLGLLAWWYPDTYEFNRLLPNLDHVFAQWEQNIFGYQPALLFSKELPDAVFSELFDMGYAAYYPMIALTVFYFFIWRYKEFERVAFIMLASFFIYYVVFIFVPVAGPTFYYKAVGMENIVAGVFPNVHDYFNLHQDCLPSPGYTDGFFYQLVEDAKAAGERPTAAFPSSHVGISTICMFLIGHARNYKLLAVLAPLYFFLCCATVYIQAHYLVDAVAGVVSAVLVYLPLFYFTRGMVKKER is encoded by the coding sequence ATGGTAAAATTCATACTCGACCTCTTCCGAATAGAGAAGAAACCGCTAAAGGGATTGATGGCAATAGAGTGGGCAGCGGCAGCTTATATGGTGTTCACGTTCGTGCTGATTCTGTTTTTTTACACCAAAATGGAGACGCCCGAAGCTATGATTTATGGGCGATTGCGCATCGTTGCCATAACGGCTGCACTGTGGTTGGTGTACCGTATCTTCCCCTGTCGCTTCACTCGCCTTGCAAGAGTGGCTGCACAGCTCGGCTTGCTTGCGTGGTGGTATCCCGATACTTACGAATTCAACAGGCTTTTGCCTAATCTCGACCACGTGTTTGCACAGTGGGAACAGAATATTTTTGGCTATCAGCCAGCATTGCTGTTCTCTAAAGAGTTGCCCGATGCTGTCTTCAGCGAGCTTTTCGATATGGGTTATGCGGCTTATTATCCTATGATTGCGCTGACGGTATTTTACTTTTTTATATGGCGTTACAAGGAATTCGAACGTGTAGCCTTTATCATGTTGGCTTCGTTTTTCATCTATTATGTGGTCTTTATCTTTGTTCCTGTGGCAGGTCCTACGTTCTATTATAAGGCAGTAGGAATGGAGAATATAGTAGCAGGCGTATTTCCTAACGTGCACGACTACTTCAATCTGCATCAAGACTGTTTGCCAAGCCCCGGTTATACCGACGGTTTTTTCTACCAGTTAGTAGAAGATGCCAAGGCAGCAGGCGAGCGTCCAACGGCAGCTTTCCCAAGTTCGCACGTTGGAATCAGCACCATTTGTATGTTCTTGATAGGACATGCACGCAATTACAAGTTGCTTGCCGTGCTCGCTCCGCTCTATTTTTTCCTTTGCTGCGCTACGGTTTACATTCAAGCGCACTATCTTGTAGACGCCGTAGCAGGTGTTGTTTCGGCAGTCTTGGTATATCTCCCGTTGTTCTATTTTACAAGGGGAATGGTGAAAAAGGAGCGGTAA
- a CDS encoding NAD-dependent epimerase/dehydratase family protein, which translates to MKKRILITGASGFIGSFIVEEALRHDMEVWAAMRATSSRKYLQDERINFIELDFSSEERLIEQLRPYCFDYVVHAAGATKCVKRDDFFRINTQGTQHFANALLSLNMPLERFVFVSSLSVYGAIHEQLPYKDIDETDIPRPNTAYGESKLQAEKVLASVSCNGKTLPYITLRPTGVYGPREKDYFLMAKSIKGHTDFSVGFQRQDITFVYVKDLVQAVFLALDRGKTGRAYFLTDGKVYQSTTFSNLIHAELGKPWRIRIKAPIAFLRIVTFFGDILGRITGKLSPLNNDKYQILKQRNWRCNIQPTIDDLGYNPQYDLARGVKETMDWYKENGWI; encoded by the coding sequence ATGAAAAAAAGAATATTAATAACAGGAGCTTCGGGCTTTATTGGCTCGTTCATCGTTGAGGAAGCATTGCGCCACGACATGGAAGTGTGGGCAGCAATGCGTGCTACTTCGTCGCGCAAATACTTGCAAGACGAGCGCATAAACTTTATTGAGCTTGACTTTTCGTCGGAAGAACGGCTTATCGAACAGCTACGGCCGTACTGCTTCGACTACGTTGTGCATGCGGCAGGAGCTACGAAATGCGTGAAGAGGGACGATTTCTTCCGCATCAATACACAAGGAACGCAGCATTTTGCAAATGCGCTTTTATCGCTGAACATGCCGCTTGAGCGTTTCGTTTTCGTTTCAAGCCTCAGCGTTTACGGTGCCATTCACGAGCAATTGCCCTACAAGGACATTGACGAAACCGATATTCCACGCCCCAATACGGCTTACGGCGAGAGTAAATTGCAGGCAGAGAAAGTATTGGCAAGCGTTTCCTGCAACGGAAAAACGTTGCCTTACATAACGCTTCGTCCTACGGGTGTGTACGGACCGAGGGAGAAAGACTACTTCCTAATGGCGAAATCGATAAAGGGACATACTGATTTCTCGGTGGGTTTTCAGCGTCAGGACATTACGTTTGTTTATGTAAAAGACCTTGTGCAAGCTGTTTTCCTCGCACTTGATAGGGGGAAAACAGGGCGTGCGTACTTCCTTACCGACGGAAAAGTATATCAAAGCACCACTTTCAGCAATCTTATTCACGCTGAATTGGGCAAGCCTTGGCGGATTAGAATAAAGGCTCCTATCGCCTTTTTGCGCATCGTTACTTTCTTTGGCGATATATTAGGCCGTATAACGGGCAAGCTTTCGCCGCTGAACAACGATAAGTATCAAATACTGAAGCAGCGGAATTGGCGTTGCAACATACAGCCAACCATCGACGACCTCGGCTATAATCCACAGTACGACTTAGCGCGAGGCGTGAAAGAAACGATGGATTGGTATAAAGAGAATGGTTGGATTTAA